In Pseudomonas abieticivorans, the genomic window GCCAGTTGAACGAAGAAACCATCACCCTGGCCCTTCAGCCTTTGCTGGCGCCGTTGTCGGAAAAATACGCGGAGAACGCCGCGGTGTGCGCCTACCTGCAAGCCATGCAGGTGTACTTGCTGAAAACCGTGGTCGAGCAATTGGTGGACGACGCCAAGACCGACGCCCAGGCGCGCAAGCTGCTCGAGGAGCAATACGCCCCGAGCCTGGTGGTGGGCCACCCGATCAACGGTGGCGCACCGGTGGTGTTCGAGCCGCACCCCACCTACGACAACCTGTTCGGCCGTATCGAATACGGCAATGACCAAGGGGCGCTGTTCACTACCTACCGGCAACTGCGCCCGGGTGCACTGCACCGCGCCAACGGCGGTTTCCTGATCCTGGAAGCCGAGAAAATGCTCGGCGAGCCCTTTGTGTGGGATGCGCTGAAGCGCGCCCTGCAATCGCGCAAGCTGAAGATGGAGTCGCCGCTGGGCGAGTTCGGCCGCCTGGCCACCGTGACGCTGACGCCGCAGCACATCCCGCTGCAGGTCAAGGTGATCATCATCGGCGCGCGCCAGCTGTACTACGCACTGCAGGACGCCGACCCGGACTTCCAGGAGATGTTCCGGGTACTGGTGGATTTTGACGAAGACATCCCCATGGTCGACGAGAGCCTGGAGCAGTTCGCCCAGTTGCTCAAGACCCGCACCTCGGAAGAGGGCATGGCGCCGCTGACCGCCGACGCCGTGGCGCGCCTGGCAACCTACAGCGCGCGCCTGGCCGAGCACCAGGGGCGTTTGTCGGCGCGCATCGGCGACCTGTTCCAACTGGTCAGCGAAGCCGATTTCATCCGCCACCTGGCCAGCGACGAGATGACCGACGCCGGCCATATCGAGCGTGCGCTCAAGGCCAAGGCCACCCGTACCGGTCGGGTATCGGCGCGCATCCTCGATGACATGCTGGCCGGCATCATCCTGATCGACACCGCTGGCGCTGCCGTGGGCAAGTGCAACGGGCTGACGGTGCTGGAAGTCGGTGATTCGGCCTTTGGCGTGCCGGCGCGCATCTCCGCCACGGTATACCCCGGTGGCAGCGGCATCGTCGACATCGAGCGCGAGGTCAACCTGGGCCAGCCAATCCACTCCAAGGGCGTGATGATCCTCACCGGGTACCTGGGCAGCCGCTATGCCCAGGAATTCCCCCTGGCGATTTCGGCAAGCATCGCCCTGGAGCAATCCTACGGTTACGTGGACGGCGACAGCGCTTCCCTGGGCGAGGCCTGCACGCTGATTTCGGCGCTGTCGAAAACCCCACTCAAGCAATGCTTTGCCATTACCGGTTCGATCAACCAGTTCGGTGAAGTGCAGGCGGTGGGTGGGGTCAACGAGAAGATCGAAGGCTTCTTCCGCCTGTGCGAAGCCCGCGGCCTGACCGGTGAGCAGGGCGCGATCATCCCCCAGGCCAACGTCGCGACCCTGATGCTCGACGAAAAAGTCTTGCAGGCGGTGCGCAACGGCCAGTTCCACGTGTATGCGGTGCGCCAGGCCGACGAGGCCCTGAGCCTGCTGGTGGGCGAACCTGCGGGGGCGCCGGACGAGGATGGCAACTTCCCCGAGGGCAGCGTCAATGGTCGGGTGGTGGAGCGCCTGCGTGCCATTGCCGAAATGATCAGTGAAGATGACCTCAAGGAAGCCGAAAAGGAGTTGCTGCAGCAGGAACTGGCTGAAGTCAAACCGGTGTAGGCCGATGGTGGGTGCCGAACGACCATTCGGCGCCCGACCATTCTGAAAGAACTTGCGCGTGGCGGATTTCTTCTATTCTCAGCTCAAGGATATCCACTGGTCGCTGGATTGAAACAGCCCCCCTGCGGGCTGAAGAAAGGCTTCATCCGAGGGACTTCGCCATGCCGCGCAGCCTCTGCCTCACCCGCCAATGCCTGGGTCTGGTGACCCGCATCGAATGCAGCATCCGCCCCCTTGCCGGCGACACAGGCATGTGGACCTTGCTGTTTGCTGCCGGAATGTCCGGCGAACAACCTTCCGCGATCAAATGCCAGGGGCCCTTTGCCGGGCCCTTCGTGGCCGAGTCAGTGATGGATGCCATCGTCGACAGCCTGACCCTGCACGGCTATCAGGTGGCCCACGACCCGCAGATCTGGTGCCTGCACTTGCAAGCCGAATTGCGCAAGATGAACGGCGAGCGAACGCGAAACATCGGCGACTACCAGTTTCATCCCGAGCATTAATTGGTAACGGGGTGTAACCCACCGGTAGTAGCGGATTCATCCGCGAAAAGGTATCCGCGATATGCCTGATACACCGCGCAGACCTTTTTGCGGATGAATCCGCTACTACAAACTGGGCCGTGCGACAGGGGGTCGCAGGCTTACTCATGCCAAGCCAATGGGTATAATCGAGCCCATTTCTGGCCTTGTGTGAGTGGTAATGGAACGCTTTATCGAACGAACAATGTACGCCTCGCGCTGGCTGCTGGCGCCGATCTATGTCGGCCTGTCCCTGGGCCTGCTGGCCCTGGCACTGAAGTTCTTCCAGGAAATCTTTCACGTCATCCCCAACGTCTTCGCCATGGCCGAGTCGGAGCTGATCCTGGTGCTGCTGTCGCTGATCGACATGGCGCTGGTGGGTGGCCTGCTGGTGATGGTGATGATCTCCGGCTACGAGAACTTCGTTTCCCAACTGGATATCGACGATGGTGTCGAGAAGCTCAGCTGGCTGGGCAAGATGGACTCCACGTCGCTGAAGATGAAGGTGGCAGCCTCGATCGTGGCAATTTCCTCGATTCACCTGCTGCGGGTGTTCATGGACGCCAAGAACATCGAACCGCAGTACTTGATGTGGTACGTGATCATCCACATGACCTTCGTCATCTCGGCCTTTGCCATGGGCTACCTCGACAAGCTCACCAAGCATTGAGTGTTTTGAGCTAATAGACAGGCGGTCGTCCGGCCGCCTTGTGCTTTCTGCATTCCTGTACAAAAAATAAACTGCGTACAACCCGCTTCCAACAAGAAGGTGCAGTCATGAACGTTCAGGAACTGACCACCCACGCAAAAGCCGGCCAGATCGACGAGCTCAACCTGATCTCCCTCGAAGGTGGCATTTACCTGCTCGAAGCCCGCATGCACGGCAAGGTGCACGTGCTTCACGACAAGCCCGGCCACGCCATTCACCTGCGTTCGGTGGAGCATGCGCGGCAAATGCTCCAGTTGGTGCCGGTGTTGCCCTTCCACCTGATCCATAAATCCGTGCACGACGAAATGTGCGGCCTGGGTGACAGTGCCGAAGAGGACCTGAAGGTGCCGATCTCATTTCGCGCCACGCATTAGAGCGTGCTAGGCTGCTCGCCCTTTTAGTCAGGGCGCGCCGCAGTTGGCATCCCCACGCGGGGTGTTTTCAGCGCGGCCCTACAGCGGAGCAGTGACATGTCCGAAGTAAATCTGAGCACCGACGAAACTCGCGTCAGCTACGGCATCGGCCGCCAGCTGGGCGACCAGCTGCGTGACAACCCGCCACCAGGCGTGGCCCTGGACGCGATCCTGGCCGGCCTGACCGACGCCTTCAATGGCCAAGCCAGCCGTGTCAGCCAGGAAGACCTGTCGGCCAGCTTCAAGGTTATCCGTGAAGTGATGCAGGCTGAAGCCGCTGCCAAGGCCGAAGCTGCCGCTGGCGCTGGCCTTGAGTTCCTGGCGCAAAACGCCACGCGTGACGGCATCACCACCCTGGCCTCGGGCCTGCAGTTCGAAGTGCTGACCGCAGGCGAGGGCGCCAAGCCATCGCGTGACGACAGCGTTCGCACTCACTACCACGGCACCCTGATCGACGGCACCGTGTTCGACAGCTCCTACGAGCGTGGCGAGCCTGCGGAATTCCCGGTCGGCGGCGTTATCGCTGGCTGGACCGAAGCGCTGCAACTGATGAACGCCGGTAGCAAATGGCGCCTGTACGTGCCGAGCGAACTGGCTTACGGCGCTCAAGGCGTGGGCAGCATCCCGCCGCACAGCGTGCTGGTGTTCGACGTCGAGCTGCTCGACGTTCTGTAATACCGTTGTTCGCGGATAAATCCGCTCCTACAGACGCTATTGCGTGTAGGGGCGGATTTATCCGCGAAGCTCTTCGCATTTTCAATGCAGCCCCGCCACCGGGCGCAATGCCCGCGCATAGCAGAATAGAAACAGGTTTCGCACCAGCTCCTTGAGCACGATCGGTTCACTTGAATTGAGCCCATGCAGGTCCAGGTCGCCCTGGTCGCGCAGTTCATCCAGCGCTTCTTCCTCCAACACCGCACACACTTCACCGGTTTCACGGTGCAGGATGCGCAGGTAAGGGTGTGGGCGGTCCAGCCAGGCGTCGATGAGGTAGGTCATGAGATATTCTCCTTGAAGGCGTTCAATGAGAATAATTCTTATTCAAAGAATAGCAAGGCACTATTGGTAAAAAAGCCGACACAGGTATAGCGGGGCAGGGTGCAAGCCACGGCGGGCGGCCTGCGGACCATTCGTCAGCAGGCGTTTCTCAAACTTTGCGGACGAACTCCGACTTCAGCTTCATCGGGCCGATGCCGTCGATCTTGCAATCGATGTCGTGGTCGCCATCGCACAGGCGGATGTTCTTGACCTTAGTGCCGACCTTGACCACCAGCGAGGTGCCCTTGACCTTCAGGTCCTTGATCACGGTGATGGTGTCGCCGTCCTGCAGCACGTTGCCGACCGAATCCTTCTTCACCGCGTCGTCGGAAGCAGCCTCGGCTTCGCCGTTGGCCGACCACTCGTGGGCGCATTCGGGGCACACCAGTTGGGTGCCGTCTTCGTAGGTGTATTCAGAATTGCATTTGGGGCAGGCAGGCAGGCTCACGCGCGTTCCTTGGTTCAGGAAAATAAAGGCGCATATTATATAGGGTTTTAATCGGTAGGGGCGAATCCGGCTCCCGTAGGAGCGGATTCATCTGCGAAAGCCGCGCCGCCAATCAAATCAGTGCGTGCGTGCCACCGCAAACTCGCTCAACTCAACCAATGCGTCGCGGTATTCGCTGGCCGGCAGGGCGTCAAGGCAGGCGATGGCGCGCTTGACGTAGTCGCGGGCCAGGTTGGCGGTGTAGTCCAGTGCCCCCGAGCTCTCGACCGCGGCGCGGATGCTTTCCAGGTCTTCGATGCCGCCTTTCTGGATGGCCTGGCGCACCAGGGCCGCCTGCTCGGGCGTGCCTTCGCGCATGGTGTAGATCAGCGGCAAGGTTGGCTTGCCTTCGGCCAGGTCGTCACCGACGTTCTTGCCCAGGGTTTCGGCATCGCCGCGGTAGTCCAGCAGGTCGTCGACCAATTGGAAGGCCACGCCCAGATGGTCACCGAAGGTGCGCAACGCTTCGCTTTGCTCCGGCGTGGCGTCGGCCAGCGCTGCGGCGCTGTGGGTGGAGGCCTCGAACAGCATCGCGGTTTTGCCGCGGATCACTTCCATGTAGATTTCTTCGGTGGTGCTGGCGTCGCGAACCTTGGACAGTTGCAGCACTTCGCCTTCGGCGATGATGCGCGTGGCCTGGGACAGGATCTTCATCACCGGCATCGAGCCCAGTTCGACCATCATCTCGAACGAGCGCGAGTACAGGAAGTCGCCCACCAGCACGCTCGGGGCATTGCCCCACATGGCGTTGGCGGTGGAGCGGCCACGGCGCATGCCGCTCATGTCGACCACGTCGTCATGCAGCAGGGTGGCGGTGTGCAGGAATTCGATGGTGGCGGCCAGCAGGCGCAACTGGTCGCCTTCGCGACCCAGGGCCTTGCCACACAGCAACACTAATAAAGGACGCAGGCGCTTGCCACCGGCCGAGGTGATGTAATCACCGATTTTCGAGACCAGCGGGACCCGAGAAGTCAGCTGCTTCTTGATGATGGCGTCGACGGCGGTAAAATCATCCGTCACCACGCGGTAAAAAGCTTGGGGTTGCATCAGCGACAGGTGCTCCAAAAGGGTTGCGCGGCATGCTAGGTCGCAGGTTCCGCCCTGTCAAGGCGCGATGGACGGCTACTTGCAAGGCGCGCGTGGCTTGCGTACAATCGCGCACCCTGAACTTCCTGGGCAGCACCTGCCTTACGCAATTGCATTCGGGTCGTTCCACCCCATGCAGCCATGCCAGCCGACACTCTACTTATAAAGCGCTGGGTGAGCAGGATAATCGGAGAAATACCATGTCGTACGCAGTAATTGTTACTGGTGGCAAGCAATACAAGGTCGCCCCAGGTGAATACCTGAAGATCGAAAAACTGGAAATCGCCACTGGCGAATCCGTGACTTTTGATCGCGTTCTGTTGGTCGCCAATGGCGATGACGTGAACATCGGCGCTCCAGTTGTTGCTGGCGCTACCGTTGTGGCTGAAGTGATCTCCCAAGGTCGTCACGATAAAGTCCGCATCATCAAGTTCCGTCGTCGTAAGCACCACATGAAGCGTATGGGCCACCGCCAGTGGTACACCGAGATCAAAATCACCGGTATTCAGGCTTAATTTCAGCCTAATTCCTCACTAGGAGAATTGACTCATGGCACACAAAAAAGCTGGTGGTAGTACCCGTAACGGTCGCGACTCAGAAGCCAAACGCCTTGGCGTGAAGATGTATGGCGGCCAGGCTATCATCCCGGGCAACATCATCGTGCGTCAGCGCGGTACCCAATTCCACGCCGGTTACGGTGTTGGCATGGGTAAGGATCACACCCTGTTCGCTAAAGTAGCAGGCGTGATCAAGTTCGAAGTAAAGGGCGCCTTCGGTCGTCGTTACGTGAGCGTTGTCGCGGCCTAATCGCGAGAATGCTGGAGAAGCCCCGTCTTGCGACGGGGCTTTTTCGTTTGTGGGGTTCTGGTGAGTCTCTTGCAAAGCTGTTTGCATGGGCTGCTGGCGTTGGTTGTTTTATGACCGTTTATCGGGTCCGCCGCGCTCATCTTTGCAAGAGCCTTATGTCTTTGTGTTTTACCAAGCTCGTCCGTGTGGCGAGAGGCGTTTTTTTAAATGAAGTTTGTAGATGAAGTTTCGATCCGCGTAAAAGCTGGCGACGGCGGCAATGGTTGCATGAGCTTCCGTCGGGAAAAATTCATTGAGAACGGTGGCCCCAACGGCGGTGACGGTGGTGACGGCGGCTCGATCTACATGATCGCCGACGAAAACCTCAACACCCTGGTGGACTACCGTTACACCCGTCACTTCGACGCCGAGCGCGGTTCGAATGGCGGCAGCACCGACTGCACCGGTAGAAAAGGTGAAGAGCTGGTGCTGCGCGTGCCGGTCGGCACCACTGTGATCGACTCCGCTACCCAGGAAGTCATCGGTGACCTGGTCAAGGCCGGTCAAAAGTTGCTGGTTGCCCATGGCGGCTGGCACGGCCTGGGTAACACCCGTTTCAAGTCCAGCACCAACCGTGCACCGCGCCAGACAACGCCAGGCAAGCCAGGCGAGCAGCGTGACCTGAAGCTGGAAATGAAAGTGCTGGCCGACATCGGCTTGCTGGGCTTGCCGAACGCTGGCAAGAGCACCTTCATTCGCTCGGTATCGGCCGCCAAGCCGAAAGTCGCCGACTACCCGTTTACCACCCTGGTGCCAAACCTGGGCGTGGTCAGTGTCGACCGCTGGAAAAGCTTCGTGATTGCCGACATCCCGGGCTTGATCGAAGGTGCTTCCGACGGTGCCGGCCTGGGTATCCGCTTCCTCAAGCACTTGGCGCGTACCCGCGTGCTGCTGCACCTGGTAGACATGGCGCCGCTGGATGAAACCAACGCTGCCGATTCGGCCGAGGTGATCGTCAACGAGCTGACCAAGTTCAGCCCGTCCCTGGCAGAGCGCGAGCGCTGGCTGGTGCTGAACAAGTGCGACCAGATCCTGGAAGAAGAACACGAAGCGCGCGTCAAGGAAATCGTCGACCGCCTGGAGTGGGAAGGTCCGGTCTACGTGATCTCGGCCATTGCCAAAGAAGGCACCGAGCGCCTGACCCGTGACCTGATGCGTTATCTGGAAGATCGTGCCGATCGCCTGGCCAACGACCCGGCCTACGCCGCCGAGTTGCGTGACCTGGATCAGCGCATCGAAGACGAGGCGCGTGCCCAACTGCAAGCGCTGGACGATGCGCGTACCTTGCGCCGTACTGGCGTGAAGAGCGTGCACGATATCGGCGAAGACGATGGCTTCTGGGATGAGGAAGATGCAGAAGACGGTCCGGAAATCATTTACGTCCGCGACTGATTTCTTGCGATAAACTACAGCGCCGCTCTTATGAGCGGCGTTTTGGTTTCTGGTTTTTACACGTGGTTTCTACAGACAGTTTCTACCGGGCAAAGGTTGGAAGAACATGCGGAGCAAGGTGACGGGTGCGCAGCGCTGGGTCGTGAAGATCGGCAGCGCGCTACTGACAGCTGATGGCAAGGGCCTGGATCGCGCCGCAATGGGCGTCTGGGTTGAGCAAATGGTCGCGCTGCACGAGGCGGGCGTGGAGCTGGTGCTGGTGTCTTCCGGGGCCGTGGCTGCCGGCATGAGCCGCCTGGGCTGGGCCAAGCGACCCAGTGGCATGCACGAACTGCAAGCGGCGGCCGCCATCGGCCAGATGGGCCTGGTGCAGGCTTGGGAGTCGAGCTTTGCCGAGCACTCGCGCCACACCGCGCAGATCCTGTTGACCCACGACGACCTGTCCGACCGCAAGCGTTACCTCAACGCGCGCAGCACCTTGCGTACCCTGGTGCAGTTGGGTGTGATCCCGGTGATCAACGAAAACGACACCGTGGTCACCGACGAAATCCGTTTTGGCGACAACGACACCCTGGCGGCGCTGGTGGCCAACCTGGTCGAGGCTGACCTGCTGGTGATCCTCACCGATCGCGACGGCATGTTCGACGCCGACCCGCGCAACAACCCTGATGCGCAGCTTATCTATGAGGCCCGCGCCGATGACCCGAGCCTGGATGCGGTGGCTGGCGGTACCGGCGGCGCGCTGGGGCGTGGCGGCATGCAGACCAAGCTGCGCGCGGCGCGCCTGGCGGCTCGTTCGGGTGCGCACACGATCATCGTGGGTGGGCGCCTGGAGCGCGTGCTGGATCGCCTGAAGGCCGGCGAGCGCCTGGGCACGCTGTTGTCGCCCGAGCGCGGCATGCTGGCGGCGCGCAAGCAGTGGCTGGCTGGCCACCTGCAAACCCGCGGCACCTTGACCCTGGACGACGGCGCGGTGCAGGCCTTGCTGCAGGGGCGCAAGAGCTTGTTGCCAGTGGGCGTGAAGGGCGTACTGGGTGGCTTCCGCCGTGGCGAGATGGTGGTGTGCGTGGCCCCGGATGGTCGTGAGATCGCCCGTGGCCTGGCCAACTACAGTGCCGTGGAGGCGCAAAAAATCATCGGCCAGTCTTCCGAGGCTATCGAGAGCCTGCTGGGCTACATGGCGGAGCCGGAACTGGTGCACCGCGACAATTTGATACTGGTCTAGAAGGAAGTCCTGATGCGTATGATCAAGGGTGTGCTCGGCGCGCTGCTGTTGATGCCGATGTTGGCGTCGGCCGAAGAGATTGGCCAGGTGTCGACGGTGTTCAAGTTCGTCGGCCCTAATGATCGTATCGTCGTCGAGGCGTTCGATGACCCCAAGGTGCCGGGCGTCACCTGCTACCTGTCCCGCGCCAAGACGGGTGGGGTTAAGGGTGGCCTGGGCCTGGCCGAAGACCGTGCCGAGGCGTCGATTGCCTGCCGCCAAGTGGGCCCGATCCAGTTGCCGGACAACCTGAAGGATGGCGAGGAGGTGTTCAAGGAGCGCACCTCGCTGGTGTTCAAGACCATGCAGGTGGTGCGTTTCCTGGACAAGAAGCGCAATACGCTGGTGTACCTGGTGTACAGCGACCGGTTGATCGAAGGCAGTCCGCAGAATGCGGTGACGGCGATTCCGATCTTGCCGTGGGCCCAGCAGTAGCGCGACCCAGAGGCGGCGCGTATTGCCTGTTGGGGCGGATTTATCCGTGAAAAGCGCGGTGATCGATGTCTGATTCTGTGCGGTGTATTTTTCGCGGATAAATCCGCTACTGCAGGGTGGGTCCATGACCGTTTTGCGGCTGTATCCATAAATCACAGACAACAAAAAACCGACCCTAGGGTCGGTTTTTCTACATCAGGCGAATCGCTTAGGCTGCAGCAGCCAGATTCAGTGCCTTGATGTGGCCATTCAGACGACCTTTATGGCGAGCAGCTTTGTTCTTGTGGATGATGCCTTTATCGGCCATACGGTCGATAACAGGAACAGCCAGAACGTAAGCAGCTTGTGCTTTTTCGGCGTCTTTTGCGTCGATGGCCTTAACTACGTTTTTGATGTAGGTACGGACCATGGAACGCAGGCTGGCGTTGTGGCTGCGACGCTTCTCAGCCTGTTTTGCACGTTTTTTGGCGGAAGGTGAGTTGGCCACCGTCGAGCTCCTCGAAAGACTTGTTAAATAGCAAACAAAATAGGCCGCGAATCATGCCGATGAGTTGATGAGTTGTCAAGGGCGCTTGAGACGTTCCGCTGAGTGGTCACCTTCGCCGGTGAAGTGATTCACTTCTGGCGCATGACCTGTAAACTCGCGAATTTTGGCTCTGTCTGCTGATGCGGCGCGGAGTATCGCACAACTGGGTGGCTAACCGCCTGCTCTTTGTCTAAAAGGCGCGAAAACTTTCGATGAATCTTCTTAAATCCCTGGCTGCCGTCAGCTCCATCACCATGATTTCGCGGGTGCTGGGCTTTGTGCGCGATACCATCCTGGCGCGCATTTTCGGTGCCGGCATGGCCACCGACGCCTTTTTCATCGCCTTCAAGCTCCCCAACCTGTTGCGGCGGATCTTTGCCGAGGGCGCGTTTTCCCAGGCGTTCGTGCCCATCCTGGCCGAATATAAAAGCCAGCAGGGCGAGGAGGCGACGCGCACGTTCGTCGCTTACGTGGCCGGCATGCTCACGCTGATGCTGTCGGTGGTTACCGTGGCCGGCATCCTGGCTGCGCCCTGGGTGATTTGGGCCACGGCGCCAGGTTTTGCCGACACGCCGGAAAAATTCGAGCTCACCGCCGACCTGCTACGGGTGACCTTCCCTTATATATTATTGATCTCGCTATCGTCCTTCGTCGGCGCCATCCTCAATACCTGGAACCGTTTCTCGGTGCCGGCCTTCACGCCGACGCTGCTCAACATCAGCATGATTTTTTTCGCGCTGTTCCTCACGCCATACTTTCACCCGCCGGTGATGGCACTGGGGTGGGCGACCCTGGTGGGCGGCCTGTTGCAGTTGTTGTATCAACTGCCGCACCTGAAAAAGATCGGCATGCTCGTGCTGCCACGCTTCAGCCTGCGCGACACCGGTGCGTTGCGGGTGATGAAACAGATGGGGCCGGCGATCCTCGGTGTCTCGGTGAGCCAGATCTCGCTGATCATCAACACCATCTTCGCCTCGTTTCTCGCCGCAGGCTCGGTGTCGTGGATGTACTACGCCGACCGCCTGATGGAATTGCCATCCGGCGTATTGGGCGTGGCCTTGGGCACTATATTGCTGCCCACCTTGGCCAAGACCTACGCCAACCGCGACCGCCACGAGTACTCGCGCATCCTGGACTGGGGCCTGCGGCTGTGTTTCATCCTGGTGTTGCCGTGCTCCCTGGCCTTGGGGATTCTGGCCGAGCCGCTGACCGTGGCGCTGTTCCAGTATGGCAAGTTCAGTGCCTTTGACGCGGCCATGACCCAGCGCGCGCTGATCGCCTATTCAGTGGGGTTGCTGGGGATCATCTTGATCAAGGTGCTGGCGCCGGGCTTCTATGCCCAGCAAAACATCCGCACGCCGGTGAAGATTGCCATCAGCACGTTGATCGCCACCCAGCTGTTCAACCTGCTGCTGATTACCCACCTGCAGCATGCAGGCCTGGCCCTGGCCATCAGCCTGGGCGCCTGCATGAACGCCGGCTTGTTGTTCTGGCAGCTGCGCAAACAGAAAATGTTCGAGCCGCAACCGGGCTGGGGCACGTTCTTTTTCAAGCTGCTGGTGGCCGTGGCGGCGATGTCCGCGGTGCTGTTGGGGCTGATGCACGTGATGCCGGCCTGGGACCAGGGCCTGATGCTGGCGCGGTTCCTGCGCCTGGGCGCGTTGGTGGTGGCCGGCGTGGTGGTGTATTTTGGCCTGCTGTTCGCCCAGGGCTTTCGCCTCAGGGATTTCGCACGCAAGGGCCTGGTGTAGTCTGGCAGGCTTATCGGAACGGGGTCAGGCGTCGGTTTTACAGTTTCCGACCCTGCCCGTCGTTTAGTCGCCTGTCACCGAAGGCCTTGTGTGGTTATAATCGACCACTTTATGAGCAAGAAGCGCGTTATGCAGCTGGTTCGAGGCCTCCACAACCTGCGGCCCCAACATCGGGGCTGTGTCGCCACTATTGGCAACTTTGACGGTGTTCACCGTGGCCACCAGGCTATCCTGGCGCGGCTGCGCGAGCGTGCACTGGAGTTGGGCGTACCCAGCTGCGTGGTGATTTTCGAACCACAGCCGCGTGAGTACTTCGCCCCCGAAACGGCGCCTGCCCGCCTGGCCCGCTTGCGCGACAAGCTGGCGCTGCTGGCCGAGGAGGGCGTCGACCTGGTGTTGTGCCTGGCGTTCAACCAACGCCTGTGCAAACTCAGCGCCTCGGAGTTCGTCGACACCATCCTGGTCGATGGCCTGGGCGTGAAGCACCTGGAAGTGGGTGATGATTTTCGCTTTGGCTGCGACCGGGTCGGCGATTTCGACTTCCTGACCCAGGCCGGCAGCCTGCAAGGGTTTACCGTCGAGGCTGCGCAAACCGTGGAGCTTGCCGGCGTTCGCGTCAGCAGCACGCAAGTGCGTGAAGCCTTGGCCAAGGCTGATTTCGCCTTGGCCGAGCAACTGCTCGGCCGCCCGTACCGCATCGCCGGGCGGGTGCTGCACGGCCAGAAACTGGCTCGTCAACTGGGCTGGCCGACGGCCAACGTGCAGCTCAAGCGTCGTCGCGTGCCGTTTACCGGGGTGTATCTGGTGAGCGCCGAGATCGACGGCAAACTGTGGCCCGGTGTCGCCAATATCGGCGTACGGCCCACGGTTGCAGGTGATGGCAGTGCCCACCTGGAAGTAC contains:
- a CDS encoding Lon protease family protein, giving the protein MPDPVAASLRLAPEALTRPFSAEQFSFSTTNDLEPFRGVLGQERAVEALQFGVAMPRPGYNVFVMGEPGTGRFSFVKRYLKAEGKRLQTPSDWVYVNNFDEPREPRALELPPGRAGAFIADINGLIDNLLSTFPAVFEHPSYQQKKSAIDRAFNQRYDRALDVIERLSLEKDVALYRDSTNIAFTPMLDGKALDEAEFAQLPEADRERFHTDISELEERLNEELASLPQWKRESGNQLRQLNEETITLALQPLLAPLSEKYAENAAVCAYLQAMQVYLLKTVVEQLVDDAKTDAQARKLLEEQYAPSLVVGHPINGGAPVVFEPHPTYDNLFGRIEYGNDQGALFTTYRQLRPGALHRANGGFLILEAEKMLGEPFVWDALKRALQSRKLKMESPLGEFGRLATVTLTPQHIPLQVKVIIIGARQLYYALQDADPDFQEMFRVLVDFDEDIPMVDESLEQFAQLLKTRTSEEGMAPLTADAVARLATYSARLAEHQGRLSARIGDLFQLVSEADFIRHLASDEMTDAGHIERALKAKATRTGRVSARILDDMLAGIILIDTAGAAVGKCNGLTVLEVGDSAFGVPARISATVYPGGSGIVDIEREVNLGQPIHSKGVMILTGYLGSRYAQEFPLAISASIALEQSYGYVDGDSASLGEACTLISALSKTPLKQCFAITGSINQFGEVQAVGGVNEKIEGFFRLCEARGLTGEQGAIIPQANVATLMLDEKVLQAVRNGQFHVYAVRQADEALSLLVGEPAGAPDEDGNFPEGSVNGRVVERLRAIAEMISEDDLKEAEKELLQQELAEVKPV
- a CDS encoding TIGR00645 family protein, translated to MERFIERTMYASRWLLAPIYVGLSLGLLALALKFFQEIFHVIPNVFAMAESELILVLLSLIDMALVGGLLVMVMISGYENFVSQLDIDDGVEKLSWLGKMDSTSLKMKVAASIVAISSIHLLRVFMDAKNIEPQYLMWYVIIHMTFVISAFAMGYLDKLTKH
- a CDS encoding DUF6482 family protein — translated: MNVQELTTHAKAGQIDELNLISLEGGIYLLEARMHGKVHVLHDKPGHAIHLRSVEHARQMLQLVPVLPFHLIHKSVHDEMCGLGDSAEEDLKVPISFRATH
- a CDS encoding FKBP-type peptidyl-prolyl cis-trans isomerase translates to MSEVNLSTDETRVSYGIGRQLGDQLRDNPPPGVALDAILAGLTDAFNGQASRVSQEDLSASFKVIREVMQAEAAAKAEAAAGAGLEFLAQNATRDGITTLASGLQFEVLTAGEGAKPSRDDSVRTHYHGTLIDGTVFDSSYERGEPAEFPVGGVIAGWTEALQLMNAGSKWRLYVPSELAYGAQGVGSIPPHSVLVFDVELLDVL
- a CDS encoding PA4570 family protein, with product MTYLIDAWLDRPHPYLRILHRETGEVCAVLEEEALDELRDQGDLDLHGLNSSEPIVLKELVRNLFLFCYARALRPVAGLH
- a CDS encoding zinc ribbon domain-containing protein YjdM — translated: MSLPACPKCNSEYTYEDGTQLVCPECAHEWSANGEAEAASDDAVKKDSVGNVLQDGDTITVIKDLKVKGTSLVVKVGTKVKNIRLCDGDHDIDCKIDGIGPMKLKSEFVRKV
- a CDS encoding polyprenyl synthetase family protein; translated protein: MQPQAFYRVVTDDFTAVDAIIKKQLTSRVPLVSKIGDYITSAGGKRLRPLLVLLCGKALGREGDQLRLLAATIEFLHTATLLHDDVVDMSGMRRGRSTANAMWGNAPSVLVGDFLYSRSFEMMVELGSMPVMKILSQATRIIAEGEVLQLSKVRDASTTEEIYMEVIRGKTAMLFEASTHSAAALADATPEQSEALRTFGDHLGVAFQLVDDLLDYRGDAETLGKNVGDDLAEGKPTLPLIYTMREGTPEQAALVRQAIQKGGIEDLESIRAAVESSGALDYTANLARDYVKRAIACLDALPASEYRDALVELSEFAVARTH
- the rplU gene encoding 50S ribosomal protein L21; its protein translation is MSYAVIVTGGKQYKVAPGEYLKIEKLEIATGESVTFDRVLLVANGDDVNIGAPVVAGATVVAEVISQGRHDKVRIIKFRRRKHHMKRMGHRQWYTEIKITGIQA
- the rpmA gene encoding 50S ribosomal protein L27, with the translated sequence MAHKKAGGSTRNGRDSEAKRLGVKMYGGQAIIPGNIIVRQRGTQFHAGYGVGMGKDHTLFAKVAGVIKFEVKGAFGRRYVSVVAA
- the cgtA gene encoding Obg family GTPase CgtA; the encoded protein is MKFVDEVSIRVKAGDGGNGCMSFRREKFIENGGPNGGDGGDGGSIYMIADENLNTLVDYRYTRHFDAERGSNGGSTDCTGRKGEELVLRVPVGTTVIDSATQEVIGDLVKAGQKLLVAHGGWHGLGNTRFKSSTNRAPRQTTPGKPGEQRDLKLEMKVLADIGLLGLPNAGKSTFIRSVSAAKPKVADYPFTTLVPNLGVVSVDRWKSFVIADIPGLIEGASDGAGLGIRFLKHLARTRVLLHLVDMAPLDETNAADSAEVIVNELTKFSPSLAERERWLVLNKCDQILEEEHEARVKEIVDRLEWEGPVYVISAIAKEGTERLTRDLMRYLEDRADRLANDPAYAAELRDLDQRIEDEARAQLQALDDARTLRRTGVKSVHDIGEDDGFWDEEDAEDGPEIIYVRD